In Ferroplasma sp., a single window of DNA contains:
- a CDS encoding AMP-binding protein, with protein MKEGFYDEDIYKQALKLYPSIVDLIKSKAAENQDRTWIIFNNKEYSYKESDNISSRIASGLIGMGAKHGDRIAIYALNSPEWMFSYFGILKAGCIPVTVNTGFIKDPLVYNISMPESRFLFIDRRLIDNYSTVKESLESVEKVILIGDNKDLKVDFKDIETFDNLIRNPGNYHVVELKGYDPAAMILTSGTTGQSKVVVESNAQFIVTALDMIDAGGVSSDSVIYVYLPLFHIMALDLAAISSMMANATMVMVEKFDPTNFWKDIKKYNVTHFHAVGPIFEMLIKQKESMEEKEHENIIAIAYSSREIWEMAEKRFNIHITGGYGGTEAGIPVTSPYSDVVKGINPPGSCGLPTPPFQVEIQDSSGFPVKAGDIGEIVIRPRLPYVTFLEYYKMPMATVNSFKGLWFHTGDLGKYDKKGNIYFVDRAKDSIRRMGENISSFEVEQILLRMAEIKDVAVYPAVHGHDEEVMVAVVPKIPDLNPEIIIDFCLDNMPSFWTPNYILFMDALPKTPTGRTQKYLLKENGITENTVNMKNYISKKLKENKHKI; from the coding sequence ATGAAAGAAGGTTTCTATGATGAAGACATATACAAGCAGGCTTTAAAGTTATATCCATCTATTGTAGATTTGATAAAAAGCAAAGCAGCTGAAAATCAGGATCGTACATGGATCATATTCAATAACAAAGAGTATTCTTATAAAGAATCAGATAATATCAGTTCGAGAATTGCATCAGGACTTATTGGTATGGGTGCAAAACATGGAGATAGAATAGCAATATATGCATTAAATTCTCCTGAATGGATGTTTTCATATTTCGGCATACTTAAGGCAGGTTGCATTCCTGTTACTGTAAATACCGGGTTTATAAAAGATCCACTGGTATATAACATTAGTATGCCTGAATCGAGATTTCTGTTTATCGATAGGAGGTTAATAGACAATTATTCGACAGTTAAGGAAAGTTTGGAATCAGTAGAAAAAGTTATTTTAATTGGTGATAACAAAGATCTGAAAGTCGATTTTAAGGATATAGAAACTTTCGATAATTTAATTAGAAATCCCGGGAACTACCACGTTGTTGAATTGAAAGGCTATGATCCTGCAGCAATGATACTTACATCGGGAACAACGGGGCAATCAAAGGTTGTGGTTGAAAGCAATGCCCAGTTTATTGTGACTGCACTTGATATGATTGATGCCGGTGGAGTTTCATCAGATAGTGTTATTTATGTCTATTTGCCCTTATTCCATATTATGGCACTGGATCTTGCTGCCATATCATCTATGATGGCAAATGCAACTATGGTAATGGTTGAAAAATTTGATCCTACAAACTTCTGGAAGGACATTAAAAAGTACAATGTCACCCATTTTCATGCCGTGGGTCCCATATTTGAAATGCTGATTAAGCAAAAGGAATCAATGGAAGAGAAAGAACATGAAAATATCATTGCTATAGCATATTCTTCCAGAGAAATATGGGAGATGGCAGAGAAGAGATTTAATATTCATATTACCGGGGGTTACGGTGGAACAGAGGCCGGTATACCGGTAACATCTCCCTATAGCGATGTGGTCAAGGGAATTAATCCTCCTGGAAGCTGTGGGCTACCGACTCCACCATTTCAAGTTGAAATTCAGGATTCGTCAGGATTTCCTGTTAAAGCTGGAGACATAGGAGAAATAGTAATAAGGCCGCGCCTGCCATATGTAACATTCCTTGAATATTATAAAATGCCTATGGCTACAGTAAATTCATTCAAAGGTCTATGGTTTCATACCGGGGACTTGGGGAAATATGATAAAAAAGGAAATATATATTTTGTTGACAGAGCAAAAGATTCAATAAGAAGGATGGGAGAAAATATTTCATCTTTTGAAGTAGAACAGATATTATTGAGGATGGCTGAAATTAAGGATGTAGCGGTATATCCTGCAGTTCATGGTCACGATGAAGAAGTTATGGTTGCTGTAGTACCGAAGATTCCGGATTTAAATCCTGAAATAATTATAGATTTTTGTCTGGACAATATGCCCTCATTTTGGACTCCTAATTATATATTATTTATGGATGCGCTTCCCAAAACTCCAACTGGGAGGACTCAAAAATATTTGCTTAAAGAGAATGGAATTACCGAGAATACAGTTAATATGAAAAACTATATTTCTAAAAAATTGAAAGAAAATAAGCATAAAATATAG
- a CDS encoding helix-turn-helix domain-containing protein: MKIDKKEKILNAAIKVFSLKGYDLATMDEIALEANVSKGLIFFYYENKENLIIASALKSVPIEVMNYIDDTPYLDGNGILHDLGIKFLDYYKCPDVRNLFLYTISNKNKYPALKDKLKDLCFTSFDNIFNRVENMADMKLSLAKKRSFFGSLLCYLIWWDENDQSIEEYTTDLVRDFLSY, translated from the coding sequence ATGAAAATAGATAAAAAGGAAAAAATCCTGAATGCCGCAATAAAGGTCTTTTCCCTAAAGGGCTATGACCTTGCTACTATGGATGAAATTGCACTGGAAGCAAACGTCAGCAAAGGGCTTATTTTCTTTTATTATGAAAACAAGGAGAATCTTATAATAGCATCAGCACTCAAATCAGTACCTATTGAGGTAATGAATTATATAGATGATACACCGTATCTTGATGGTAATGGCATCCTTCATGACCTTGGCATAAAATTTCTTGATTATTACAAATGCCCTGATGTACGGAATTTGTTTCTTTATACAATCAGCAACAAGAATAAGTATCCTGCCCTGAAGGATAAATTGAAGGATCTCTGTTTCACGAGCTTTGACAACATATTTAATCGTGTGGAAAATATGGCAGATATGAAACTTTCATTAGCCAAAAAAAGATCGTTCTTCGGTTCATTATTGTGCTATCTTATCTGGTGGGATGAGAATGACCAATCCATAGAAGAATACACAACGGATCTGGTTCGAGATTTTCTTTCCTATTAA
- a CDS encoding C4-dicarboxylate ABC transporter yields MKNKLLYAFGSEWFGMAIATLAVAQVFFLVSRYLDNLTLKYTGEVFFGLGIIIFVVIFILWSIRGLTIHDGKWSHWNSLTRLSFIALIPIISFVINHILIDLYGISSLMATLSLYNYFFSYFLALILGILLGYRLYTKEITKDEINYAIIIPPLSIGTSIFLATPLIGYYHGNTAQTIYFLVLMGLGIFFFLYIFIGSVALSGHVSNKSGSTLPTAMLPVGVSSLIIINLLSITSFGPVIGHMTLNIGTVEFISILLWGFEVWNFLVMFIIMFRKETFGYLSVWAYGFPLGLFATSTIKLEAVTRIAFLGDIFLFIWIVLILLWLYALLNTYIFVHRMDRNIKPRPSQ; encoded by the coding sequence ATGAAAAATAAGTTACTATACGCTTTCGGTTCAGAATGGTTTGGCATGGCCATAGCCACGCTTGCAGTGGCACAGGTATTTTTCCTGGTATCCAGGTATCTCGATAATCTCACATTGAAATATACAGGGGAGGTATTCTTTGGTCTCGGGATAATAATATTTGTGGTCATATTTATTTTATGGTCTATCCGTGGACTTACCATACATGACGGAAAATGGAGCCACTGGAACAGCCTTACCAGATTAAGCTTTATTGCATTAATACCGATAATTTCCTTTGTTATCAATCATATACTTATAGATCTTTACGGAATCAGCAGCCTGATGGCTACACTATCTTTATACAACTATTTCTTTAGCTATTTCCTTGCACTGATACTGGGAATCCTTCTGGGTTACAGGCTTTATACCAAGGAAATCACTAAGGATGAAATCAACTATGCAATAATAATACCGCCGCTATCAATAGGCACAAGCATATTTCTTGCAACACCTTTAATAGGATATTACCATGGAAATACTGCACAAACAATATACTTTCTTGTTTTAATGGGTCTCGGCATATTCTTCTTCCTGTACATATTCATAGGTTCTGTTGCTCTATCCGGGCATGTGTCCAATAAATCCGGTTCAACACTTCCCACAGCAATGCTGCCTGTGGGTGTGTCCAGCCTGATAATAATCAATCTCCTTTCAATCACATCATTCGGGCCAGTTATAGGGCATATGACCCTGAACATAGGTACAGTAGAGTTCATTTCTATCCTGCTCTGGGGATTCGAAGTCTGGAATTTCCTGGTAATGTTTATTATAATGTTCAGGAAGGAAACATTCGGTTATTTATCAGTATGGGCTTACGGTTTTCCCCTGGGCCTATTCGCCACATCAACCATAAAGCTCGAGGCGGTTACGAGGATTGCTTTTTTGGGCGATATATTCCTGTTTATATGGATTGTCCTGATTTTGCTGTGGCTCTACGCACTGCTGAATACTTATATATTCGTCCACAGGATGGATAGAAATATAAAACCCAGGCCATCCCAATAA
- a CDS encoding DUF998 domain-containing protein, which produces MPDMKYIYITGGITLVFIWIVIIISAAFNPWFSVTGNALSDLGGGNMLLNGHPAPLYPYIYNVGLMIEAIFIAVLASLFLSKSKQKVENAGISFFIISALFLALIGIYHEGTYPHDFVSIWFFILASISYITVGISLIINKMKYGIPITLSIMISWILYAIIPWQSVAEDEIFGIAVIELVVIFHIFSFRNRLDYFITRKS; this is translated from the coding sequence ATGCCAGATATGAAATATATATACATTACCGGTGGAATAACACTTGTCTTCATCTGGATAGTTATTATTATTTCGGCTGCTTTCAATCCCTGGTTTAGCGTTACTGGAAATGCTTTGAGTGATCTGGGTGGAGGCAATATGCTTCTGAATGGGCATCCGGCACCACTATATCCGTACATCTATAATGTTGGGTTAATGATAGAGGCTATTTTTATAGCAGTACTTGCATCACTGTTTCTTTCAAAAAGCAAACAGAAAGTGGAGAATGCTGGTATTTCATTTTTTATAATATCGGCATTATTTCTTGCCCTTATAGGGATATATCATGAAGGCACATATCCCCATGATTTTGTATCAATATGGTTTTTTATTCTAGCAAGTATTTCTTATATTACTGTAGGAATATCGCTTATAATTAATAAAATGAAATATGGAATTCCCATTACATTATCCATAATGATTTCCTGGATTTTATATGCCATAATTCCTTGGCAATCAGTTGCAGAGGATGAAATATTCGGTATTGCAGTTATAGAACTTGTTGTTATTTTTCATATATTTTCATTCAGAAACCGGCTGGATTACTTTATAACCAGGAAAAGTTAA
- a CDS encoding ATP-binding protein produces the protein MITDEEYISILSSHNFWGKNIDTGISRNFYTDKIIKFLNGINIVTESGIRRSGKSFISMQAALLLIKNGYAPEDILIINFDDERLENDIKTLDNIYNAYKKLIKKTENNIIIIDEAQEVPGWEKFVRTYSEKAKFIITGSSSKLLSSEFSTLLSGRNININVTPLSFIEYLRFNNIIIKDRKDLAINLENILKYLELYIKFGGMPAPTLHKDIHQELIKSYFDTIILKDIMDRYKIREGDKLKFLIKYYLTNISSLITFNNIYKSVKDILLLPVKSIQRYSEYIETSGLIFFTKKFSYSLKEQENSPKKVYSIDNSFSYYFGYNFMENKGRFIENTVAQEFMRLKNIIPLLEIYYYREKGYEIDFIIKIKNTITPVQVSYLINENNMKREVKGLIDFSKKFNARSGIIVNSNIVEEKSYDGIKVKFVKLHDWLINSKEYLEYYEEN, from the coding sequence ATGATTACAGATGAAGAGTATATCAGCATTCTATCAAGCCATAATTTCTGGGGGAAAAATATTGATACAGGCATATCAAGAAATTTTTATACTGATAAAATAATTAAATTTTTGAACGGTATAAATATAGTAACAGAAAGTGGTATACGTAGATCGGGGAAATCATTCATATCGATGCAGGCTGCCTTATTATTAATCAAAAATGGCTATGCACCGGAAGATATACTGATTATAAACTTTGATGATGAGAGACTTGAAAATGATATTAAAACACTTGATAACATATACAATGCATACAAAAAATTGATTAAAAAAACTGAGAATAATATCATAATAATAGATGAAGCTCAGGAAGTGCCGGGCTGGGAAAAATTTGTTAGAACATACTCTGAAAAGGCAAAATTTATAATTACCGGTTCATCATCTAAATTATTGAGTTCTGAATTCTCAACACTTCTATCCGGCAGGAATATAAATATAAATGTAACTCCATTATCTTTTATTGAATATCTGCGATTTAATAACATAATAATCAAAGATAGAAAGGATTTAGCTATCAATTTAGAAAATATATTAAAATATTTAGAATTATATATAAAATTTGGCGGGATGCCTGCCCCAACATTGCATAAAGATATACACCAGGAATTGATCAAAAGCTATTTTGATACAATCATATTAAAAGATATAATGGATAGATATAAAATAAGGGAAGGTGATAAGTTAAAGTTTTTAATTAAATATTATTTAACCAATATTTCGTCACTAATAACGTTTAATAATATATATAAATCAGTGAAAGACATATTACTATTGCCTGTGAAATCTATTCAGAGATACAGTGAATATATAGAAACATCCGGTCTGATATTTTTTACGAAGAAATTTTCGTACTCTCTAAAGGAACAGGAGAATAGTCCAAAGAAAGTTTATTCCATTGATAACTCGTTTTCATATTATTTTGGATATAATTTTATGGAAAATAAAGGCAGATTTATAGAGAACACTGTTGCACAGGAATTTATGAGATTGAAAAATATTATTCCCTTATTAGAAATATATTATTACAGAGAAAAAGGCTATGAAATAGACTTTATAATAAAAATAAAAAATACCATAACTCCTGTACAGGTCAGTTATCTGATAAATGAAAATAATATGAAAAGAGAAGTTAAGGGTCTAATAGATTTTTCAAAGAAATTCAATGCCAGATCCGGAATTATTGTAAATTCAAATATTGTTGAGGAAAAATCTTACGATGGAATTAAAGTCAAGTTTGTTAAATTACATGACTGGCTTATAAATTCAAAGGAATACTTAGAATATTATGAAGAAAATTAA
- a CDS encoding ABC transporter substrate-binding protein translates to MKNSLKVLIVVIVAIILIGTAFLVLYHPTEQFTDTAQAIAPDELDPATGFFISDGPLYSAVFNTLVEYNGSSTSIVPVLASNYTVLHHNDKNYTFNIRPYANFSNGQQLNASSVWFSFYRGIIMGQGPYASDYSGILFNGTCYANTSIGIALPNGTIPALESAGYKITGNISQQYKTAAMDLDNILSHFNYNATEMKVMTYKGQALVVNSNDNVSINTMVPYAYLLQDIAGWWGDIVEPSYVDAHGGVTYNTPNSYLDANGVIGSGPYIISSVGKGFSTIVLKANPNYWVDGHNSSVPAIAQPAHIKTVVIKYGLSHADRLEDFDKGISQISTIAPTSFKQMIDGYHIAADRNSSLAHAYPEVGDCDISINVAYQYTNNTHFREALYDAMNYNAELKIYDNNYNGTAEAYQELGPLSPVYGHAYYNPDNFSLPAQNLTAAIQNLTKAGQEMNFYVKLPSGKYIGNTTSINSHATDLSKHDFVITGISPLSTVSTSELAVAISSFSDIGLKFSTTAVTGSVVSTWTTNTSTPQFTIDLGWDPDYPDPIGQQLIPVYDVAEGGTYGGNMAWVDNSTLQKYFTNLDFQNRSTQIHEMKNISKIVYNQYAYLWLPMPDDVWFVAPDVHGFVFNPITSSYFYNLMTVSGKLTSSVGFMSIYTLVANIEMAITDIAPKL, encoded by the coding sequence ATGAAAAATAGTTTGAAAGTTTTGATAGTAGTTATAGTGGCTATTATTCTGATCGGAACCGCATTTTTGGTGTTATACCATCCTACAGAACAGTTCACTGACACAGCACAGGCAATAGCTCCTGATGAGCTTGATCCTGCAACTGGCTTCTTTATAAGTGATGGTCCCTTATACTCTGCAGTATTCAATACTCTTGTAGAATATAATGGAAGCTCAACTAGCATTGTCCCTGTTTTAGCCAGCAATTATACGGTATTACATCACAATGACAAGAACTATACTTTTAACATAAGGCCATATGCAAACTTCAGCAACGGCCAGCAGTTGAATGCATCCTCAGTATGGTTCTCATTTTACAGAGGAATAATAATGGGCCAGGGCCCTTATGCATCTGATTACTCTGGGATACTGTTCAATGGGACATGCTATGCAAACACAAGCATAGGAATAGCCCTTCCAAATGGAACAATACCTGCACTGGAATCAGCAGGCTATAAAATAACAGGCAATATATCCCAGCAGTACAAGACAGCAGCCATGGACCTTGATAATATACTGTCCCACTTCAATTACAATGCAACTGAAATGAAGGTAATGACATATAAAGGTCAGGCACTTGTTGTTAATTCAAATGACAATGTGTCAATAAACACCATGGTTCCATATGCTTACCTCCTGCAGGATATAGCAGGGTGGTGGGGAGATATAGTGGAACCCAGCTACGTGGATGCACACGGTGGAGTGACATACAATACTCCAAATTCATACCTTGATGCAAACGGTGTCATAGGCTCAGGTCCATACATAATATCAAGCGTGGGAAAAGGTTTCTCAACCATAGTGCTGAAGGCAAACCCCAACTACTGGGTGGATGGCCATAACAGCAGCGTCCCTGCAATAGCACAGCCTGCACACATAAAGACAGTGGTAATAAAGTACGGCTTATCTCATGCTGACAGGCTGGAAGACTTTGACAAGGGAATATCACAGATATCCACAATAGCCCCAACATCATTCAAGCAGATGATAGATGGTTACCACATAGCAGCTGACAGGAACTCGTCTCTTGCCCATGCATATCCGGAGGTAGGTGACTGTGACATATCAATAAATGTAGCTTATCAATATACCAACAACACCCATTTCAGGGAGGCACTTTACGACGCAATGAATTATAATGCTGAACTGAAAATATACGATAACAACTATAATGGTACCGCTGAAGCATACCAGGAACTCGGACCACTATCTCCTGTATACGGACACGCATATTATAACCCAGATAACTTCTCACTTCCAGCTCAGAATTTAACAGCAGCTATACAGAATTTGACCAAAGCAGGACAAGAAATGAACTTCTACGTCAAGCTTCCAAGTGGCAAATATATAGGGAATACAACATCCATTAATTCTCACGCTACCGATCTCTCAAAACATGATTTCGTAATTACTGGTATATCGCCATTAAGCACTGTAAGTACATCAGAGCTTGCCGTTGCTATATCTTCCTTCTCAGATATAGGTCTCAAATTTTCTACAACTGCGGTTACAGGTTCCGTAGTAAGTACTTGGACAACCAACACATCGACACCACAATTTACAATCGATTTGGGATGGGACCCGGATTATCCCGACCCCATAGGTCAGCAGCTTATACCTGTATATGATGTAGCTGAAGGAGGCACATACGGAGGTAATATGGCTTGGGTAGACAATTCGACTCTTCAGAAATACTTCACGAATTTAGATTTTCAGAATAGAAGTACACAGATCCACGAAATGAAAAACATCTCTAAAATTGTATATAATCAGTATGCATACCTATGGCTTCCAATGCCAGATGATGTGTGGTTCGTTGCGCCAGATGTGCATGGGTTTGTATTTAACCCTATAACTTCATCATACTTCTACAATCTGATGACAGTTAGTGGGAAACTTACAAGCTCAGTGGGCTTCATGAGCATATATACATTGGTAGCAAATATAGAAATGGCCATAACTGATATAGCCCCAAAATTATAA
- a CDS encoding MBL fold metallo-hydrolase: MEELIFLNDGSYELDAGAYFGIVPRAIWSRHFRDRDNKIRITTNVPMLNINNRHIILDAGIGNNFSDKFNKIFNPVKDHDIEETLQNDYHITRVEDIIVSHMHFDHCGHVFSKNSLFRKSNLIVQKKELNAYRHPNEFTRGSYIRDKITPEITRLNGSTRINGNIGTLITGGHSEGHMVTLFSINSKKYMYGGDLFPSAFHIKPYYVTAIDSYPVESLKMKKKLVKKAINENIRIIFNHDPEHLMARVYGTAEKPEMEFMDIKS, translated from the coding sequence ATGGAGGAATTGATTTTTTTAAATGACGGGTCATATGAACTGGATGCAGGAGCCTATTTTGGTATAGTGCCCAGGGCCATATGGTCCAGGCATTTCAGGGATAGGGATAATAAAATCAGGATAACAACCAATGTGCCCATGTTGAATATAAATAACAGGCATATAATCCTGGATGCGGGAATAGGCAATAATTTTTCAGATAAATTCAATAAAATTTTCAATCCGGTAAAGGATCATGACATAGAAGAAACACTACAGAATGACTATCATATCACAAGGGTGGAAGATATTATAGTCTCTCATATGCATTTTGATCATTGCGGCCATGTATTTTCAAAGAATAGCCTTTTCAGGAAGTCAAACCTTATTGTACAGAAAAAAGAATTAAATGCATACAGGCACCCCAATGAGTTTACCAGAGGAAGCTATATTAGGGATAAAATAACACCTGAAATTACCAGATTAAACGGCTCCACAAGGATTAATGGGAATATAGGTACATTAATTACAGGTGGCCATAGTGAGGGACATATGGTTACATTATTCAGCATAAATTCTAAAAAATACATGTACGGCGGGGATCTTTTTCCATCTGCATTCCATATAAAGCCATATTACGTTACCGCAATAGATTCCTATCCTGTTGAATCTCTAAAAATGAAGAAAAAGCTTGTCAAAAAAGCAATAAATGAGAATATCAGGATTATATTCAACCATGATCCAGAACACCTCATGGCCAGGGTATATGGTACTGCTGAAAAGCCCGAGATGGAGTTCATGGATATTAAAAGCTAA
- a CDS encoding IS607 family transposase, translated as MGKIYTIREACDILQIDATTLRRWDREGKIHCIRLSNNFRRVPEEEINRILGIKSNRTDAIYARVSSNGQKNDLYNQINRLKSLHPDALVYSDVRSGLKFNRKGFIELLNMIEDNKINNIYITHKDRLARFGFDLIEDICRIHNTRIIEVEGEEIQSANEELTNDLISIITSFSARLYGIRSQKMKNILEAVKE; from the coding sequence ATGGGCAAGATATACACAATCAGGGAAGCATGCGATATATTGCAGATAGATGCAACAACATTAAGAAGATGGGATAGAGAGGGGAAAATACACTGCATAAGGCTTTCAAACAACTTCAGAAGGGTACCGGAGGAGGAAATAAACAGGATATTAGGAATAAAGAGCAACAGAACAGATGCAATATATGCAAGGGTATCATCCAATGGCCAGAAGAATGATTTATACAATCAGATAAATAGATTAAAATCATTGCATCCTGATGCATTGGTATACTCGGATGTAAGGTCAGGATTAAAATTTAACAGGAAGGGATTTATTGAATTATTGAATATGATAGAGGACAATAAGATAAACAATATTTACATTACACATAAGGATAGATTGGCAAGATTCGGGTTTGATTTAATAGAGGATATATGCAGGATACATAATACAAGAATAATAGAGGTGGAGGGTGAGGAGATACAATCAGCCAATGAGGAATTAACTAATGATTTAATATCCATAATAACATCATTCTCAGCAAGATTATATGGTATCAGGTCACAGAAAATGAAGAATATTTTAGAGGCTGTGAAGGAATGA
- a CDS encoding transposase produces the protein MSHLWKSDGDKRTIAFGYTPDSVILKYLADMRDLTNKAIINAYSIAKSNNNELPSPITLRKSLKKYYDNNIDYAKHHINPVCRTAIAILRSYKKNNDGELKIIKAGKLAMRIDSELIKIENGKLRITVKPHEYEYIHIVDKNKKFNGYSEYKLSEVLLTDRKVCITFMAGSLNKPVINNNIIGFDLNFKSVDYTVIKSNEIVKVDTIDTSDIARAQRDYARKRKKIQKHVKNPAKRNRKLKDAKHRQKNTVTDKLQKLTTKIVNNNSEKTFVFEDLTDIKKEGKKKHRDNKDSKSNAAYNKNNKSKRFRTDINRWPYRLFQRFIDYKSNNRTLYINPEGTSSEYPVCGGKLKHPIWKISQCNNCGIAFNRDRLSSLSISVRRLYLCGTPFAVSGSASWHSMKNDYLYHPDQVVVENVQRLQERNA, from the coding sequence ATGAGCCATTTATGGAAGTCTGATGGTGATAAAAGAACAATAGCATTCGGCTATACTCCTGATTCTGTTATTTTAAAATATTTAGCTGATATGAGGGATCTAACAAATAAGGCCATAATAAATGCATATTCAATAGCCAAATCCAACAATAATGAACTGCCATCCCCTATTACCCTGAGGAAATCATTAAAGAAATATTATGATAACAATATTGATTATGCCAAACACCATATTAATCCAGTGTGCAGAACTGCCATAGCAATATTAAGGTCCTATAAAAAGAACAATGATGGAGAGTTGAAGATTATCAAGGCAGGGAAGCTTGCCATGAGGATAGACTCAGAACTAATAAAAATAGAGAATGGTAAATTAAGAATAACTGTAAAGCCACATGAGTATGAATACATTCACATTGTTGATAAGAATAAAAAATTCAATGGATACTCTGAATATAAATTATCAGAGGTATTATTGACAGATAGAAAAGTATGCATTACATTCATGGCAGGAAGCCTAAACAAGCCTGTAATTAATAATAATATAATAGGATTTGACCTGAACTTCAAATCTGTTGATTATACAGTGATAAAAAGCAATGAAATCGTGAAGGTTGATACAATAGATACATCTGACATAGCAAGGGCACAGAGGGACTATGCAAGAAAGAGAAAAAAGATTCAGAAGCATGTTAAGAATCCTGCCAAAAGGAACAGGAAATTGAAGGATGCCAAACACAGGCAGAAGAACACTGTAACCGATAAATTGCAGAAGCTTACCACTAAAATTGTAAACAACAACAGTGAAAAGACCTTTGTGTTCGAGGATTTAACAGATATAAAAAAGGAGGGAAAAAAGAAACATAGGGATAATAAGGATAGTAAAAGCAATGCAGCATATAATAAAAACAACAAATCAAAAAGGTTCAGGACAGACATCAACAGATGGCCTTACAGATTATTCCAGAGGTTTATAGATTATAAATCAAATAATAGAACATTATACATAAATCCAGAGGGGACTTCTTCTGAATATCCTGTATGTGGTGGTAAATTAAAGCACCCAATCTGGAAGATATCTCAATGCAACAACTGTGGTATAGCCTTTAACAGGGATAGATTGTCATCATTATCTATTTCAGTCAGGAGATTATATCTTTGCGGCACCCCGTTTGCCGTGAGTGGCAGTGCCTCCTGGCATTCCATGAAGAATGATTACCTGTACCATCCAGATCAGGTAGTTGTTGAGAATGTGCAGCGACTGCAAGAAAGAAATGCATAA